The Sesamum indicum cultivar Zhongzhi No. 13 linkage group LG6, S_indicum_v1.0, whole genome shotgun sequence genomic interval GCGACTTCTCATTTTCTGCATATGCCGCATTTTcccattttaattaatgttttgaatattattgggCCGCAATTGTGTGCACAGTATGGGCTTTTCTGTAATGGGccaaaaatttttatcatcattcccaaattaatcttttcatattttgtacCCATATTCTAATTCAGCCCAATTTTATCGAATTCGATTTAGAAATGAGAATTTccatttcaattaaaaagtataagtaATAATACAATTACCTAATGATACTTATCCATAtctacaaataaaaaataattgcaatttcGCATATAAAAGTGGTAGAGTATGGTAcgcaatttaattaatattggtCGAAAATTGGGCTATTTATGTTATTCTGGGCCCAATATGTGCGTCACCATTCAATGTTCAATCTTGGTCACAAAActattacttaaataattataatcgaagatcataaaaagatatcatatttcttatttcatttaatatatacacaattttataaaatcccAGCTctttatatattctaaaagtaattatacccttttttccattttctaaaattagatatatatccATATTCCTATGATTCATACGGACAACCCTTTGTTTATCATATGCCAATCTTACTATTTGAACATGACCTTGTTGTCTTAATTATCCTATTCGTATGTaacaaatactaatattttgaaatactaatatttatccttaaattaatttcttctcttCGAAATTAGCTATTGTGGCATGTTATTCCACATgcaatagtaaataatatttaacgatttaaaatatattataaacaaaagtaaaatgtataaaccaacattatattaatcaataaagaaagaaaaaaaataatttatcaattaatgcaatttttaaaaagttgtataagttagttatttcatcatgaaggcattttttacttcacaaaaaattggtgcTGCTATATGATTAACCGTCGTTTGTGAGTGTGAAGgggcttttctttttatattagtatagattagCTCTTGTAGTAACCATTTTCTGTAtgtgtataataaatattttttcatgctttataatatattatataaatataaaatatataaacaatgtATTATAacgggaaaaaaaaaaactaatttaccTGGATTAAAATTTTCCCAAAATCCAACACTCCAATTTATGCTGACCAAGTCATGTTGACTGGTACCTTATTTtaagaacaaattaaaatacaagtcGGAAATTTCCTTTATGTTTTATTGCAACTAACAAACAACTAAAAGACAGTAAAATACTTTCTGgaaatatacataaacatTGACGTCCCCCCAAACAAGTCTTTAATTAATACCATCATCGCTTTCTTGAGTCTTGCATGCCAATCCACCCAACACCCTCTCATCTTCTTCATATATTAGCCTCCTTCTAAAGCTTTTCACCAAACAGTCCCTTATGTCTTCTCcaaacccgatccatttcgTCGAAGACGCGCTCTTCTGTGCTGGTCCGCTTGCCCTCTCCTACTCCGATCCGGATCAGAAATGGGTCATCCGGGAACACCTCATTTCTCTCTTTCAGGATTTCCCTTCTCTCAGACCCTCTACAGGTTTCTTCACCCACAACGACGGCACTGAGGTTAAACTCCTCTACGCTACCGGTGACCTACCCGTTTCTCGGCCCAGCCCGCCCGTGCCCGTAACCATTTGGGTGCCGGAACTCTACCCGCAAGCGCCTCCGTTTGTCTATGTGAACGTAGAGTGTGTTATGCATCCCATCTACGATCACCACCCGTTTGTTGATTCTTCCGGCGCCACCGTATCTTCCTACCTTCTAAACTGgcaattttctaagtgtaatctCTCCGACCTCGTCCGCAGTCTGATCAAGCTCTTCTCCCACAACCACCCGTTTCACTATTCGGGCCCCCCGAGTTCGACCCACCCGTCGATGGTCACGAAAATGGAGGCAGTGGACCGGGTCGCCTGCATGATCCACTACGACATGGCGGCGATCAGGGCGAAGAACGGAGAAGAAATCGAAAGATTTTCAGCCCTTCAATCCGAGTTGAAGAAACGAGCTGAAATTGTGGAGTATATGATGCTTGAACTccaggaagaaaagaaagagttgaagGGAAGAACAAGGGAGCTGTATGATGAATCCGATAGGCTGGTGAATTGGTTGAAAGTCCATTCAGCTGGTTTTCCCATAGACGACGCGTTTGGAGCTGGGAATAGAAAGTCGGAAATGATTAGGGAGTGTTTGGCAGGTGATTTAGCAG includes:
- the LOC105163324 gene encoding protein ELC-like, which gives rise to MSSPNPIHFVEDALFCAGPLALSYSDPDQKWVIREHLISLFQDFPSLRPSTGFFTHNDGTEVKLLYATGDLPVSRPSPPVPVTIWVPELYPQAPPFVYVNVECVMHPIYDHHPFVDSSGATVSSYLLNWQFSKCNLSDLVRSLIKLFSHNHPFHYSGPPSSTHPSMVTKMEAVDRVACMIHYDMAAIRAKNGEEIERFSALQSELKKRAEIVEYMMLELQEEKKELKGRTRELYDESDRLVNWLKVHSAGFPIDDAFGAGNRKSEMIRECLAGDLAVEDLMYALEKGIEEGVVSFEAYMKQVRVCAREQFLHRAKLVKIGRGPMF